A genomic segment from Pseudalkalibacillus berkeleyi encodes:
- a CDS encoding adenine deaminase C-terminal domain-containing protein translates to MNWTKQQLRTHIQVIQGEKPPTIVLQNASYLNHVLRKWMNANIWIYKDRIVYVGSKMPQNDEGCEIVDCEGKSIVPGYIEPHVHPFQLYNPQTFASYAAKRGTTTFVSDNLMLLPLPNEKALTFMKEINELPFSFYWWCRYDSQTKLQNEDEVFSDKMFNQFLDHPYVLQGGELTNWPQVLKGDDKTLHWMQETKRRGKKVEGHLPGASERTLTKMAVLGVDCDHEAMTGEEAVMRMSLGYTTSLRYSSIRPDLPKILEEMLALGVTNFDRVMMTTDGSTPTFYEDGVTDEVIRIALEKGVPTEDAYAMVSYNIARHYGFDHLYGMVAPGRIANLNILDNPMTPTPTAVLSKGLWVNDELEANVDWDRYDIKPYQFDWSITEEDLSQTARAGIDMVNSVITKPYRSEVDFGVPELSTEHDECFFSLIDHKGNWRISTMLKGFANNVSGFVSSYSNSGDLILIGKSKKDMVAAFNRMKELGGGIVLVEDGEVVCEIPLTLNGGCSTQPMEVVMEQQASLVKALKERGYPFVDPIYSLLFFSSTHLPYIRITPTGIVDVLKNEVLFPVVMR, encoded by the coding sequence ATGAATTGGACGAAGCAGCAGCTCCGTACACATATACAAGTGATACAAGGTGAGAAGCCACCAACAATTGTTTTACAAAATGCAAGTTATCTTAATCACGTTCTCCGTAAATGGATGAACGCAAACATTTGGATCTATAAGGATCGCATCGTCTATGTCGGCAGTAAGATGCCTCAAAACGATGAGGGATGTGAGATCGTCGATTGTGAAGGCAAATCGATTGTACCTGGTTACATTGAACCACATGTACATCCTTTTCAACTTTATAATCCCCAGACGTTCGCTTCTTATGCGGCAAAACGAGGCACAACAACGTTTGTCAGTGACAATTTAATGTTACTTCCATTGCCTAACGAGAAAGCGCTTACTTTTATGAAGGAAATCAATGAACTGCCTTTCTCATTCTACTGGTGGTGCCGTTACGACTCGCAAACTAAGCTGCAAAATGAGGACGAAGTATTCTCGGACAAGATGTTCAATCAATTCCTCGATCATCCCTATGTCCTACAGGGTGGTGAACTGACGAACTGGCCGCAAGTGTTAAAGGGAGACGATAAAACCCTTCACTGGATGCAAGAGACGAAGCGTCGAGGTAAGAAGGTTGAAGGTCATTTGCCGGGTGCTTCTGAACGGACACTTACTAAGATGGCAGTCCTAGGTGTCGATTGTGATCATGAAGCGATGACAGGAGAAGAAGCGGTCATGCGTATGTCACTTGGCTACACGACTTCACTGCGTTACTCTTCGATCCGACCTGATTTACCGAAAATTTTAGAAGAGATGTTAGCGCTTGGCGTCACGAATTTTGATCGTGTCATGATGACGACAGACGGTTCAACGCCTACTTTTTATGAAGATGGTGTGACAGACGAAGTGATTCGAATTGCGCTTGAAAAGGGAGTGCCAACAGAGGACGCATATGCAATGGTGTCTTACAATATCGCACGCCACTACGGATTCGATCACTTGTATGGCATGGTTGCACCAGGTCGTATCGCTAATCTCAACATTCTAGACAATCCGATGACTCCGACACCCACGGCCGTGTTATCTAAAGGTCTCTGGGTAAACGATGAGTTAGAAGCGAACGTAGATTGGGATCGATATGATATTAAGCCGTATCAATTCGACTGGTCAATAACTGAGGAGGATCTAAGTCAAACCGCGCGCGCTGGGATTGATATGGTGAATTCAGTCATTACAAAACCGTATCGTTCAGAGGTTGATTTTGGTGTCCCGGAGCTATCGACAGAGCACGATGAATGCTTTTTCAGTCTTATTGATCATAAAGGAAACTGGCGAATCAGTACGATGTTGAAAGGCTTTGCGAACAATGTATCTGGATTTGTCAGTTCTTACTCGAATAGCGGAGATCTTATTCTCATCGGAAAAAGTAAAAAAGATATGGTCGCAGCCTTCAATCGGATGAAGGAACTTGGTGGAGGCATTGTCCTCGTAGAAGATGGCGAGGTCGTATGTGAAATTCCTCTGACGCTCAATGGTGGATGCTCAACCCAACCGATGGAAGTCGTGATGGAACAGCAAGCAAGTCTTGTGAAAGCGTTGAAAGAACGTGGTTATCCTTTTGTCGATCCGATTTACAGCTTACTGTTCTTCTCTTCAACCCACTTACCGTATATCAGGATTACGCCGACTGGAATTGTAGATGTATTGAAAAATGAGGTACTCTTTCCTGTTGTAATGCGTTAA
- a CDS encoding DUF3048 domain-containing protein yields the protein MNKKWLIATCFVALVLLFAACSSKETSTEKKEPKDKTEQETKDKEKPEPEEPEYAYSFPLTGIGTDEALQSRVVAVMVNNAPEARPQSGLHKADLVYEVLAEGRITRLVALFQSEKPEVIGPVRSARDYYVRLSNGFDAIYVHHGWSPSAKTMLTSGNIDSLNGLYYDGTLFERVSFRKAPHNSYITYENILKESKKRNFELEQEIQAFTFMDEKEASSIEGDPAGNLTVTYGKYQVEYQYQEDKGIYHRYTSKKQTVDRETNTPIELENIFVVSTDHKILDSQGRRSVNLTSGGEAILFQEGKAKQVQWKNDDGRIVPVKDGSEVPLVPGKTWVNIVPSSDFSSKVTWE from the coding sequence ATGAATAAAAAGTGGTTGATAGCAACGTGTTTCGTAGCACTTGTCCTATTGTTTGCCGCGTGTTCGTCTAAGGAAACGTCCACTGAAAAGAAAGAGCCAAAGGATAAAACAGAACAAGAAACGAAAGATAAGGAAAAACCGGAACCTGAAGAGCCAGAGTATGCTTATTCATTCCCACTGACGGGAATAGGTACAGATGAGGCATTACAATCTCGGGTTGTTGCAGTAATGGTGAACAATGCACCAGAAGCACGCCCACAATCCGGCTTACATAAAGCCGATCTCGTTTACGAAGTTTTAGCGGAAGGACGCATTACCCGACTGGTCGCACTCTTTCAAAGTGAAAAGCCTGAAGTGATTGGACCGGTCAGAAGTGCACGTGATTACTACGTTCGTCTCAGCAACGGATTTGATGCGATTTATGTTCATCATGGTTGGAGTCCATCAGCGAAAACAATGCTCACATCCGGAAATATTGACTCACTCAACGGGTTGTATTACGATGGGACATTGTTTGAACGTGTGAGCTTCAGGAAAGCACCGCATAATTCATACATCACGTATGAAAACATTTTGAAAGAATCGAAAAAGCGAAACTTCGAACTTGAGCAAGAAATACAGGCATTTACCTTTATGGATGAAAAAGAAGCCTCCAGTATTGAGGGAGATCCTGCTGGAAATCTCACCGTCACGTATGGTAAATATCAAGTAGAATATCAATATCAAGAAGACAAAGGCATTTATCACAGATATACGAGTAAGAAACAGACGGTTGATCGTGAAACAAATACGCCTATTGAGCTAGAAAATATTTTCGTCGTATCAACTGATCATAAAATTCTTGACAGCCAAGGCCGCCGAAGTGTGAACTTAACAAGCGGTGGAGAAGCGATTCTTTTCCAAGAAGGGAAAGCGAAACAAGTCCAATGGAAAAACGATGATGGACGGATCGTACCGGTAAAAGATGGATCAGAAGTTCCACTAGTTCCCGGAAAAACGTGGGTCAACATCGTACCAAGCTCGGACTTCAGTTCAAAAGTAACTTGGGAGTAG
- a CDS encoding YerC/YecD family TrpR-related protein produces the protein MQIDKLRGKTLDQLFDSILTLKDREECYRFFDDLATINEIQSLAQRLEVARMLREGFTYHKIEKETGASTATISRVKRCLNYGNDTYQLALDRVKENQE, from the coding sequence ATGCAAATTGATAAACTAAGAGGAAAAACACTAGATCAACTGTTTGACTCGATCTTGACGTTAAAAGACCGCGAGGAGTGCTATCGATTCTTTGATGATCTTGCAACGATCAACGAGATTCAGTCGTTGGCGCAGCGCCTAGAAGTAGCGCGCATGCTTCGTGAAGGATTTACCTACCATAAGATTGAAAAAGAGACAGGCGCAAGCACAGCGACGATTTCACGTGTAAAACGCTGCCTAAACTACGGTAATGATACGTACCAACTAGCGCTTGACCGCGTAAAAGAAAATCAAGAATAA
- a CDS encoding heptaprenylglyceryl phosphate synthase: MFEYQEWKHVFKLDPNKEITPEALDQICESGTDAVIVGGSDGVTIENTVDLLSRIRKHTVPCVLEISNIESITPGFDYYFVPSVLNSQNPDWIVGLHKKAIKEYGHLINWDELVTEGYCIVNPDSKAAKLSEAEADLDNEDVLAYAKMAEHMFRLPIFYLEYSGTYGELDLVKDVSTVLNKTSFFYGGGIKDKEQARTMAQFADTIVVGNIIYEDLEAAISTVKVVKG; encoded by the coding sequence ATGTTTGAATATCAAGAGTGGAAGCACGTGTTTAAGTTGGACCCTAACAAAGAGATTACCCCTGAAGCACTTGATCAAATTTGCGAATCGGGTACAGATGCTGTCATCGTTGGCGGTAGTGATGGCGTCACAATCGAAAACACCGTTGACCTTCTATCTCGCATTCGAAAGCACACCGTTCCTTGTGTGCTAGAGATTTCTAACATCGAATCGATCACACCAGGATTTGATTATTATTTTGTACCGAGTGTCTTAAATAGCCAAAATCCAGACTGGATCGTTGGTTTGCATAAAAAAGCCATCAAGGAATACGGACATCTCATTAATTGGGACGAGCTTGTAACAGAAGGCTACTGTATCGTAAACCCTGATTCTAAGGCTGCCAAGCTATCTGAAGCGGAGGCTGACCTCGATAATGAAGACGTACTTGCCTATGCGAAAATGGCTGAGCACATGTTCCGTCTACCGATCTTTTACCTAGAGTATAGTGGTACATATGGCGAACTTGACCTCGTAAAAGACGTGAGCACGGTGCTTAACAAAACAAGCTTCTTTTACGGAGGCGGAATTAAGGACAAAGAACAAGCACGCACGATGGCACAATTTGCTGATACGATTGTCGTCGGGAATATCATATATGAAGATTTAGAAGCAGCAATCAGTACTGTAAAAGTTGTCAAAGGATAA
- the pcrA gene encoding DNA helicase PcrA, translating into MQQIVERLLSGLNPEQKRAVKHTEGPLLIMAGAGSGKTRVLTHRIAYLLIEKGVAPWNILALTFTNKAAREMQSRVATITGPAADNIWMSTFHSMCVRILRRDSDRIGINRNFTILDSTDQLSVIKKALKDMNLDSKKFDARSILGTISSAKNELKTASDFQKVASGMFEEVAADVYEEYEKQLRKNHALDFDDLIMSTIKLFQRVPEVLEFYQRKFQYIHVDEYQDTNRAQYILVNLLADKSRNLCVVGDSDQSIYKWRGADISNILSFEEDYNDAQVILLEQNYRSTKRILQAANEVIQNNTGRKAKNLWTDNTEGKNIHYYQGDSEHTESYFVVGKIKEMLQEGRKPSEMAILYRTNAMSRVMEEALVKSNITYNIVGGTKFYDRKEIKDILAYLRLISNPDDDISLARIINVPRRGIGSTTLDKIGQYAAMHDLSIIQALGEVEQMGLSARFVSRLAEFRDQVVNWSRMQEYLSVTELTEEVLEKTGYKDELKKEKSIESQSRLENLDEFLSVTQEFEKQNEDKSLVSFLTDLALVADIDKMDDDQEEQKKDGVVLMTLHSAKGLEFPIVFLMGLEEGIFPHSRSLFEEDEMEEERRLAYVGITRAEQELYLTNAKMRTLYGKTTMNAPSRFINEIPGDLIESLNEEEKQDTLPWMQTSSRSSGSPQMGAPRRSHRKTPARSSSSSLDWNVGDKAKHGKWGVGTVVSTKGEGDSLELDIAFPQPTGIKRLLAKFAPIEKG; encoded by the coding sequence TTGCAACAAATCGTTGAAAGATTGCTCTCTGGCTTGAATCCTGAGCAGAAACGAGCAGTCAAACATACAGAAGGACCGTTATTGATTATGGCGGGTGCGGGTAGTGGAAAGACACGCGTGTTGACGCACCGTATTGCATACTTACTAATCGAAAAAGGTGTTGCACCTTGGAATATCCTCGCGCTTACGTTTACGAACAAGGCGGCACGTGAAATGCAATCAAGGGTAGCAACAATCACAGGACCTGCTGCAGACAACATTTGGATGTCTACGTTCCACTCGATGTGCGTACGAATTTTACGAAGAGATTCCGACCGAATCGGCATCAACAGGAACTTCACGATCTTAGATTCGACAGATCAGCTATCGGTCATTAAAAAAGCATTGAAGGACATGAACCTTGATTCGAAAAAATTCGATGCGAGAAGCATCCTTGGAACGATTAGTTCAGCAAAGAACGAACTCAAAACCGCTTCAGATTTTCAAAAAGTCGCATCCGGCATGTTTGAAGAGGTTGCAGCGGATGTGTACGAAGAGTATGAAAAGCAGCTTAGGAAGAACCACGCGCTTGATTTTGATGACTTGATCATGTCTACGATCAAGCTTTTTCAACGTGTTCCTGAGGTGCTCGAATTTTATCAACGAAAATTTCAGTATATCCATGTCGATGAGTATCAAGATACGAACCGTGCACAATATATACTCGTAAACTTGCTAGCGGACAAGTCTCGCAACTTGTGTGTCGTCGGTGACTCGGATCAGTCGATTTATAAATGGCGTGGAGCTGACATCAGCAACATTCTTTCGTTTGAAGAAGACTATAACGATGCACAAGTGATTTTACTAGAGCAAAATTACCGTTCGACCAAGCGGATTCTCCAAGCGGCGAATGAAGTCATTCAAAATAACACAGGCCGTAAAGCGAAGAATCTTTGGACAGACAATACAGAAGGTAAGAATATCCATTACTATCAAGGGGATAGTGAACATACGGAGAGTTATTTCGTCGTCGGTAAGATAAAGGAAATGCTGCAAGAGGGTCGAAAGCCTTCAGAAATGGCGATTCTCTACCGCACGAATGCGATGTCCCGTGTCATGGAGGAAGCGCTTGTCAAATCGAACATCACCTATAACATTGTCGGGGGCACGAAGTTCTACGACAGGAAAGAAATTAAGGACATTCTTGCTTATTTACGCCTTATTTCGAATCCAGATGATGACATCAGTCTAGCTCGGATCATTAACGTACCGAGGCGTGGGATCGGTTCAACGACACTTGATAAAATCGGTCAATATGCAGCGATGCATGACTTGTCGATCATCCAAGCATTAGGTGAAGTCGAGCAAATGGGCTTGAGCGCTCGTTTCGTTTCGCGATTAGCTGAATTCCGCGATCAAGTCGTCAATTGGTCCAGAATGCAGGAATACTTGTCTGTTACAGAATTAACGGAAGAAGTATTGGAGAAAACAGGCTATAAGGATGAGTTGAAAAAGGAAAAATCAATCGAGTCTCAGAGCCGTCTCGAGAACTTAGATGAATTCCTTTCCGTAACTCAAGAATTTGAAAAACAAAATGAGGATAAAAGCTTAGTCTCATTCTTAACCGACCTCGCTTTAGTTGCGGACATCGATAAAATGGATGACGATCAAGAAGAACAGAAGAAAGATGGCGTTGTATTAATGACGCTACACTCTGCTAAGGGACTTGAGTTCCCGATCGTTTTCTTAATGGGCCTTGAAGAAGGCATCTTCCCGCATAGTCGATCTCTGTTTGAAGAGGATGAAATGGAAGAGGAGCGCAGACTCGCTTACGTCGGCATTACCCGAGCGGAACAAGAGCTTTACTTAACGAATGCGAAAATGCGTACGCTATATGGTAAAACGACGATGAATGCACCGTCCCGTTTTATTAACGAAATTCCGGGAGATTTAATCGAATCCTTGAACGAAGAGGAGAAACAAGACACACTGCCGTGGATGCAGACGTCTAGTCGCTCGTCAGGTTCACCTCAGATGGGGGCACCACGTCGTTCACACAGAAAGACGCCAGCGAGATCAAGTAGCAGCTCACTGGATTGGAATGTGGGAGATAAAGCGAAGCATGGTAAATGGGGTGTCGGTACTGTTGTCAGCACCAAGGGTGAAGGTGACTCACTCGAACTCGATATCGCATTCCCACAACCAACAGGCATCAAAAGATTGCTAGCGAAATTCGCACCGATTGAAAAAGGTTAA
- the ligA gene encoding NAD-dependent DNA ligase LigA yields MTEEQVKTKIEELSTVLNQYNYEYHVLDKPSVPDAEYDQKLHELIKLEQEYPHLRSEDSPTQRVGGEPLEGFQKVEHRTPMLSLGNAFNEQDLRDFDRRVREGVGGEVHYVCELKIDGLAVSLLYENGRFIRGATRGDGTIGEDITNNLKTIRSIPLRLKQDATLEVRGEAFMPKASFNKLNETREEEGVEQFANPRNAAAGSLRQLDPKIAARRNLDIFVYGAGQYEGKSVESHSDSLHYMSELGFRTNPEWKRCDTIEEVIEYVEGWVERRPDLNYEIDGIVIKVDSLDHQDELGTTVKSPRWAVAYKFPAEEVVTRLQDIELTVGRTGVVTPTAILEPVLVAGTTVKRASLHNEDLIREKDIKLGDYVVIKKAGDIIPEVVNVIEEKRTGEEKDFHMPTHCPECESELVRIEDEVALRCVNPKCPAQIREGLIHFVSRNAMNIDGLGEKVITQLFNENLIQDVADLYDLKREELLQLDRMGEKSVDNLLKAIEASKDNSMEKLLFGLGIRNVGAKAARTLSEHFETMENLQKATKEEITAIHEFGDIMADSVVLYFEKPEVAQLLEHLREAGVNMEYKGLKRSDVENIDSPFSGKTIVLTGKLYQLSRNDAKAEIERLGGKVTGSVSKSTDLLIVGEDAGSKLTKAEKLGIDVWSEETFISKLNS; encoded by the coding sequence ATGACGGAGGAACAAGTGAAGACCAAAATTGAGGAATTAAGCACGGTCCTTAATCAATATAATTATGAGTATCACGTATTGGATAAACCGTCTGTTCCTGATGCGGAATACGATCAGAAACTTCACGAATTGATCAAGCTTGAACAAGAGTATCCTCATTTACGTTCAGAGGACTCACCAACTCAGCGCGTCGGTGGCGAACCACTTGAAGGCTTTCAAAAGGTTGAGCATCGAACGCCGATGTTGAGCTTAGGAAATGCATTTAACGAACAAGATTTGCGTGACTTTGACCGTCGAGTACGTGAAGGTGTCGGTGGTGAGGTCCATTATGTATGTGAGCTGAAGATCGATGGTCTCGCTGTCTCCCTTCTCTATGAAAACGGTCGATTTATTCGAGGTGCAACTCGGGGCGACGGTACAATCGGAGAAGATATCACGAATAATTTAAAGACAATTCGTTCCATCCCACTCCGTTTGAAACAGGATGCAACACTTGAAGTGCGTGGGGAAGCCTTCATGCCGAAAGCTTCCTTCAATAAGCTGAATGAAACGCGTGAGGAAGAAGGCGTTGAGCAATTTGCGAATCCTAGAAATGCCGCGGCCGGTTCTTTACGTCAGCTTGATCCGAAGATAGCCGCACGCCGTAATCTCGATATTTTTGTATACGGTGCGGGTCAGTACGAAGGGAAAAGCGTCGAGTCTCATAGCGACAGTCTGCACTATATGAGTGAGCTCGGCTTCAGAACGAATCCGGAATGGAAACGATGTGACACGATTGAAGAAGTGATTGAATACGTGGAAGGCTGGGTTGAGAGACGACCAGACTTGAATTATGAGATTGATGGCATCGTCATTAAAGTCGATTCACTCGATCATCAGGATGAGCTTGGAACGACGGTGAAAAGCCCACGCTGGGCAGTCGCGTATAAATTTCCAGCTGAGGAAGTTGTGACACGTCTTCAAGACATTGAATTAACAGTCGGACGTACGGGCGTTGTAACACCTACGGCGATTTTAGAGCCAGTCCTCGTGGCTGGAACAACGGTTAAACGCGCATCACTCCACAACGAAGACTTAATTCGCGAGAAGGACATCAAGCTCGGAGATTATGTCGTTATAAAAAAGGCAGGCGACATCATTCCAGAAGTCGTTAACGTCATTGAAGAGAAGCGTACTGGTGAAGAGAAAGATTTTCATATGCCGACGCATTGTCCAGAATGCGAAAGTGAACTCGTTCGAATAGAGGATGAAGTCGCGTTACGATGCGTTAACCCGAAATGTCCGGCACAGATCCGTGAAGGTTTGATTCACTTCGTTTCAAGGAATGCAATGAACATTGACGGACTTGGTGAAAAAGTGATCACGCAACTATTCAATGAAAACTTGATTCAAGATGTAGCGGACCTTTATGACCTGAAACGAGAGGAGCTATTACAGCTCGATCGGATGGGTGAGAAATCTGTTGATAATTTACTGAAGGCGATCGAAGCCTCGAAAGATAATTCAATGGAAAAGCTTTTGTTCGGACTTGGCATCCGTAACGTTGGAGCGAAAGCAGCTCGTACGCTTTCTGAGCATTTTGAAACGATGGAAAATTTACAGAAGGCGACTAAGGAAGAAATTACCGCAATCCATGAATTTGGAGACATCATGGCGGATTCAGTTGTGCTTTATTTTGAAAAGCCAGAGGTGGCACAATTACTTGAACACCTGCGTGAAGCAGGGGTGAATATGGAATACAAAGGGCTGAAGCGCAGCGATGTGGAGAACATTGATTCACCGTTTAGCGGGAAGACGATCGTTCTGACAGGAAAACTGTATCAGCTCTCACGAAATGATGCGAAAGCAGAAATTGAACGGCTTGGTGGTAAAGTGACAGGCAGCGTAAGTAAAAGCACCGATTTATTAATTGTTGGTGAAGACGCTGGCTCTAAGTTGACGAAGGCTGAGAAGCTAGGAATTGACGTCTGGAGTGAGGAAACTTTTATCAGTAAGCTGAATAGCTAA
- a CDS encoding CamS family sex pheromone protein translates to MYKKLFVIFGASLILLSGCLPFDNLKKDPVVEEKDNDNEKAIPLQNINTTDDNYYKSLKNYEPGAARGEISYGVDNRIDVDEMETGLMRLSKDTFAIDDYYFQEGQYLTKDTIRNWLKRSSQKADKAKGGFIQKGLNPGIDEEAYEKGSVDDKKEMLNNDPKILSYVLEQNYLKDSGKDSVELGGISVALAFNSKYYYKVIDEKGRIHPGEKKLDAKDVKKYASKAGQEVVNRLRQHPELQDVPIVIGLFYEEEHGAVVPGNYFGKAVVKPGSTNVNWEDVNEKYYFFPSAKAEEDHREDFNKFVQFEGKIKEYFPNYIGVIGKALYRNDQISKLTIEIPMQFKGKSEVISFTQYVNYLVKQYFPDEVVEVNIKSSLDELESLIVTDPTKDDSIVHIY, encoded by the coding sequence ATGTATAAAAAGCTGTTTGTTATTTTTGGTGCCTCTTTAATCCTATTGTCTGGCTGTCTTCCGTTCGACAACCTTAAGAAAGACCCTGTCGTGGAAGAGAAGGATAACGATAATGAAAAAGCGATACCACTTCAAAATATTAATACGACTGATGACAACTACTATAAATCTTTGAAAAACTATGAGCCAGGTGCCGCACGTGGTGAAATTAGTTATGGTGTAGATAACCGAATTGACGTCGACGAGATGGAAACCGGTTTAATGCGCCTTTCAAAGGATACGTTCGCAATTGACGACTACTACTTTCAAGAAGGCCAGTATTTGACGAAGGATACGATCCGCAATTGGTTGAAGCGTTCTAGTCAAAAAGCTGACAAAGCGAAAGGTGGATTTATTCAAAAAGGTTTGAATCCAGGCATAGACGAAGAAGCGTATGAAAAGGGAAGCGTTGACGACAAGAAGGAAATGTTGAACAATGACCCGAAAATTCTTTCGTACGTGCTAGAGCAAAATTACCTGAAAGACAGTGGGAAAGATAGCGTAGAACTAGGTGGAATCTCTGTTGCACTTGCGTTCAATTCAAAATACTATTACAAAGTGATTGATGAAAAAGGTAGGATTCACCCTGGCGAAAAGAAGTTAGACGCTAAAGACGTGAAGAAGTACGCTTCTAAAGCAGGGCAAGAGGTCGTCAATCGGTTACGGCAACACCCGGAGCTTCAAGATGTACCGATCGTGATCGGATTATTTTACGAAGAGGAGCACGGGGCTGTTGTACCTGGAAACTATTTCGGTAAAGCTGTCGTCAAACCAGGATCAACAAATGTGAACTGGGAAGACGTCAATGAGAAATATTATTTCTTCCCGTCTGCTAAAGCAGAGGAAGACCACCGTGAAGACTTTAATAAGTTCGTTCAGTTCGAAGGAAAGATCAAGGAATACTTCCCGAACTATATCGGCGTGATCGGTAAGGCGCTATACAGAAATGATCAAATTTCGAAGCTAACGATCGAAATCCCGATGCAGTTTAAAGGAAAGTCCGAGGTCATTTCCTTTACCCAATATGTCAACTATCTCGTGAAGCAATACTTCCCAGATGAAGTTGTAGAAGTGAACATTAAATCTTCTCTTGATGAGCTTGAAAGCTTGATCGTGACTGATCCAACGAAGGATGACTCGATTGTTCATATCTATTAA
- the pruA gene encoding L-glutamate gamma-semialdehyde dehydrogenase: MVVPYKHEPFTDFSVKENREAFEEALKKVEKELLGKDYDLIINGEYVSTDDKIVSYNPANKEEVIGRVSKANQELAEKAMQSADKAFETWRKVDPEERANVLFRAAAEIRRRKHEFSALLVKEAGKPWKEADADTAEAIDFLEYYGRQMLEIKDGKQIQSRPIEHNQYKYIPLGVGITISPWNFPFAIMAGTTVAPIVTGNTVILKPASATPVVAAWFADVMLKAGTPAGVLNYLPGSGSEVGDYLVDHPRTRFISFTGSRDVGTRIWERAAKIQDGQKWLKRVIVEMGGKDTVCVDADADLDLAAQSIVYSAFGFAGQKCSAGSRAVVHQDIYDEVLDRAVKLTNELVTGETKDADVYMGPVIDKGAYDKIMDYIEIGKEEGRLMAGGEGDDSKGYFIKPTIFADLDPKARLMQEEIFGPVVAFSKARDFDHMLEIANNTEYGLTGALLTNDRDKIKRAKEDFHVGNLYFNRGCTGAIVGYQPFGGFNMSGTDSKAGGPDYLVQHMQPKTTSEGL; the protein is encoded by the coding sequence ATGGTAGTACCTTACAAACACGAGCCATTTACCGATTTTTCCGTTAAGGAAAATCGTGAAGCTTTTGAAGAAGCTTTGAAAAAAGTCGAGAAAGAACTATTAGGTAAAGACTATGACCTAATCATCAATGGAGAATATGTCTCTACGGATGATAAGATTGTTTCATACAATCCAGCGAATAAAGAAGAGGTCATCGGTCGTGTTTCTAAAGCGAACCAAGAGCTCGCTGAAAAAGCGATGCAATCTGCGGACAAAGCTTTTGAAACTTGGCGCAAGGTAGACCCTGAGGAGCGCGCGAACGTATTATTCCGTGCTGCTGCAGAAATTCGTCGCCGTAAGCATGAATTCTCTGCTTTGTTAGTAAAAGAAGCAGGTAAGCCGTGGAAGGAAGCAGATGCTGATACAGCTGAAGCGATAGACTTCCTCGAGTATTATGGACGTCAAATGCTCGAAATTAAAGACGGTAAACAGATCCAAAGTCGTCCGATCGAACACAACCAATACAAGTACATTCCATTAGGAGTCGGTATTACGATTTCTCCTTGGAACTTCCCATTTGCGATCATGGCTGGGACAACTGTTGCACCAATCGTAACGGGTAACACGGTCATCCTTAAGCCAGCAAGTGCAACTCCAGTAGTTGCTGCTTGGTTTGCAGATGTTATGTTGAAAGCTGGAACGCCAGCAGGTGTATTAAATTACTTGCCAGGTAGCGGTTCAGAAGTGGGAGACTATCTTGTTGATCACCCTAGAACTCGTTTCATCAGCTTCACAGGATCTCGCGATGTCGGTACACGTATCTGGGAACGCGCTGCAAAAATTCAAGATGGCCAGAAGTGGTTGAAGCGTGTCATCGTTGAAATGGGCGGAAAAGACACTGTATGTGTTGACGCTGATGCTGACCTTGATTTAGCTGCACAATCCATCGTATACTCAGCATTCGGATTTGCTGGACAGAAGTGTTCTGCTGGTTCACGTGCTGTCGTTCACCAAGACATTTATGACGAAGTTCTTGATCGTGCTGTTAAGCTTACGAACGAACTTGTTACAGGTGAAACGAAAGACGCTGACGTTTACATGGGACCAGTTATTGATAAAGGTGCTTATGACAAGATCATGGACTATATTGAAATTGGAAAAGAAGAAGGCCGTCTGATGGCTGGTGGTGAAGGTGATGACTCTAAAGGTTACTTCATCAAGCCAACAATCTTTGCTGATCTAGATCCGAAAGCTCGTTTAATGCAAGAAGAAATCTTCGGACCAGTTGTTGCATTCAGTAAAGCACGTGACTTCGATCACATGCTTGAAATTGCAAACAACACTGAATACGGTTTGACTGGTGCACTTCTTACAAACGACCGAGATAAGATCAAGCGTGCGAAGGAAGATTTCCATGTCGGAAACCTTTACTTCAACCGTGGATGTACAGGTGCAATCGTTGGATACCAACCATTTGGTGGATTCAACATGTCCGGAACAGACTCTAAAGCTGGTGGACCTGACTACCTCGTACAACACATGCAACCAAAGACAACATCAGAAGGATTGTAA